The Crocinitomicaceae bacterium genome includes a region encoding these proteins:
- a CDS encoding DnaJ domain-containing protein — protein sequence MPDERLRYFKVLGINPTDNVDAIKKAYRKMAFKYHPDKNNSADAHQKFLLITEAYEVLTGQRKHQTTKPVRQKSDDEILAEKIAFAKARFKFQQEEEERKDAAYFAMITGGWKWKWFKAGAWYAFIVSIMLTLDFFATSEFETIPEYELSRVRHFHFVSAYSEKFSIEEPAYWQNDYYGQVCGHRSFLFHDLKAVSVILDPPVIDPDNHADRMKLLDSFDQYKLYTVKSYDSMYGTFPLVQFFLCVPLLLVVYKRPVLRFSIWRLVSIYILYPLAIFILFSNDRLLHLLGIF from the coding sequence ATGCCAGACGAACGTCTGAGATATTTTAAAGTACTAGGTATTAACCCAACAGATAATGTGGATGCTATTAAAAAAGCATACCGCAAAATGGCTTTTAAATATCATCCTGATAAAAATAATTCAGCTGATGCACACCAGAAATTTTTGTTGATCACTGAGGCGTATGAAGTGCTTACAGGTCAACGCAAACATCAGACAACAAAGCCTGTTCGGCAGAAGTCAGATGATGAAATACTGGCTGAAAAAATTGCCTTTGCTAAAGCACGTTTTAAATTTCAGCAAGAAGAAGAAGAAAGAAAAGATGCAGCTTATTTTGCCATGATCACCGGAGGCTGGAAATGGAAATGGTTCAAGGCAGGTGCGTGGTACGCCTTTATTGTGTCTATTATGCTAACGCTTGATTTTTTTGCTACTTCAGAGTTTGAAACCATTCCTGAATATGAATTGTCAAGGGTAAGACATTTCCATTTTGTGAGTGCCTATAGTGAAAAGTTTAGTATTGAAGAGCCTGCGTATTGGCAGAATGATTATTACGGGCAGGTCTGCGGACATCGCAGTTTTTTATTTCATGATTTGAAAGCTGTTTCAGTTATTCTTGATCCACCTGTGATAGATCCCGATAATCATGCTGACCGCATGAAATTACTTGATTCATTTGACCAATATAAATTGTACACCGTGAAATCATACGATTCAATGTATGGTACTTTTCCCTTAGTGCAATTTTTTCTTTGTGTACCCTTATTGCTGGTTGTCTATAAACGGCCGGTACTGCGTTTCTCAATTTGGCGGTTGGTTTCAATCTACATTCTTTATCCCTTGGCCATTTTTATCTTATTTTCAAATGACAGGCTGCTGCACCTGTTGGGTATCTTTTAG
- a CDS encoding M48 family metallopeptidase, translated as MKKTGIILLVILLCTGSVFSQQLEKFTSLQCGGKLPDDFTTLSSRKYEEDLRVNKDDELDKNFFISTRFIFDELLLSGQILFNEPVSNYLNKVARYALRGENTLQNELRFYILRSNIANAYSTDQGVILFTTGLLAQLESEAQLAYILCHEISHYTEKHVRSEYVETAKISNGNGQYRNTKYRNRLELISNYSKELELEADEKGIDMYLNTEYNVEEIFTGFEVLHYTYLPFDDISFDTNFFSTSTMKVPGSLFPDTINQITQEIDYDDDGHSHPNIQNRIDAGLDYLGDRTSKGDKKFVVSEDDFFKVRDLCRFESINIALAERSYGSALYMVYLLKRQYADNKFLDLSLVKCLYGLTKYKNHGRYSEVTVKPSKIEGESYTLHQFLKNLSKPQLNVISFRNIYDIAKKYPDDKIFQEYLADIKKELAMNSGVKPTDFSERSFEEHIQYSQTVTEQFDIEDSIRKIDESDLSKYEKIRLKKKLNELSTVSETDATNAEFHLFALHDLVKEHDLINELKTIIKAEEEKEQEQKEAMLLEQKSALTKKPKHLGIDKLVVVNPMYENYKLNEKQNHFKSEDKKISVSEMYTSEYNGLDLETQLVDSKNLTADDVDEYNDLGLLLRWISEVSEHDEIDMISSCHDQMSILQEKYGTSHFLFSGIYAYKERTEMTGVHWYGIMFIYTIPLVIIDLLIVHNYFDILALSINSETDDVEFEQVTSVNLKGIDGILKAYIYDVLYQLSSDPKNKK; from the coding sequence ATGAAAAAAACAGGAATTATTTTATTGGTCATTCTGCTCTGTACAGGTTCTGTTTTCAGTCAGCAGCTGGAAAAGTTTACATCACTCCAATGCGGAGGCAAACTACCCGATGATTTTACAACCCTATCATCACGAAAATATGAGGAAGATTTACGTGTTAACAAAGACGATGAACTGGATAAAAACTTTTTTATTTCAACCCGTTTCATTTTTGATGAACTTCTTCTCAGCGGACAGATTCTTTTCAATGAGCCTGTTTCAAATTATCTGAATAAAGTAGCCAGATATGCACTAAGGGGTGAAAACACACTCCAAAATGAGTTGCGCTTTTATATTTTGAGATCAAATATTGCCAACGCTTATTCCACTGATCAGGGGGTAATACTTTTCACAACAGGTTTACTAGCTCAGTTAGAATCAGAAGCACAACTTGCCTATATACTTTGTCATGAAATATCTCACTACACTGAAAAACACGTGCGCAGTGAATATGTTGAAACAGCCAAAATATCCAATGGAAACGGACAATACAGAAACACAAAATATAGAAACAGACTAGAACTCATCAGCAATTACAGTAAGGAGCTCGAATTAGAAGCCGATGAAAAGGGAATTGACATGTATTTAAATACTGAGTACAACGTAGAAGAAATATTCACCGGTTTTGAAGTATTGCATTATACGTACCTTCCATTTGATGACATTTCATTTGACACAAATTTCTTCTCAACAAGTACCATGAAAGTACCGGGTTCTCTTTTCCCTGATACAATCAATCAAATTACACAGGAAATTGATTATGACGACGACGGTCATAGCCACCCAAACATTCAAAACAGAATAGATGCCGGCTTAGATTATTTGGGTGATCGAACTTCAAAAGGAGATAAAAAATTTGTAGTGTCAGAAGATGATTTTTTCAAAGTACGTGATTTGTGCCGTTTTGAAAGTATCAATATTGCCTTGGCTGAGCGCTCTTACGGATCTGCACTTTACATGGTGTATCTATTAAAAAGACAATATGCAGACAATAAATTTCTTGACTTAAGCTTGGTAAAGTGTTTATATGGATTAACAAAATATAAAAACCACGGTCGTTATAGTGAAGTAACTGTAAAACCATCTAAAATTGAAGGCGAAAGCTATACCCTTCACCAGTTTCTGAAAAATTTATCTAAACCACAACTCAACGTAATTTCATTCAGAAACATTTATGATATCGCCAAAAAATATCCGGACGATAAAATATTTCAAGAATATCTAGCGGACATAAAAAAAGAATTGGCAATGAATTCAGGTGTAAAACCAACAGATTTTTCAGAGCGCAGTTTTGAAGAACACATTCAGTATTCACAAACAGTGACAGAGCAATTTGACATTGAAGATTCAATTCGTAAAATAGATGAATCTGATTTGTCAAAATATGAAAAAATCAGACTGAAGAAAAAACTGAATGAATTGAGTACAGTATCTGAAACGGATGCTACAAACGCTGAATTTCATTTATTTGCACTACATGATTTGGTGAAAGAGCATGACTTGATCAACGAACTTAAAACAATCATCAAAGCAGAAGAAGAAAAAGAACAAGAGCAAAAAGAAGCCATGCTGCTTGAACAAAAATCGGCGTTAACTAAAAAACCAAAACATCTGGGCATTGACAAATTAGTTGTGGTAAATCCAATGTATGAAAATTATAAACTGAATGAAAAACAGAATCACTTCAAATCTGAAGATAAAAAAATCAGCGTCTCAGAAATGTACACATCAGAGTATAACGGACTTGATTTAGAAACCCAGTTGGTTGACTCAAAAAACCTCACGGCTGATGATGTTGATGAATACAATGATCTTGGATTGCTTTTGAGATGGATATCTGAAGTGAGTGAGCACGATGAAATTGATATGATATCGTCTTGCCATGATCAAATGAGTATTTTGCAAGAAAAATATGGTACCTCTCATTTTTTATTCAGTGGTATTTATGCCTACAAAGAGCGTACTGAAATGACGGGCGTTCACTGGTATGGCATCATGTTTATTTACACAATTCCTCTTGTAATCATTGATTTGCTCATTGTACACAACTACTTTGATATTCTGGCACTCAGTATAAATTCTGAAACAGATGACGTAGAATTTGAACAAGTCACCAGCGTCAATCTCAAAGGCATTGACGGTATATTGAAAGCATATATTTATGACGTATTATATCAGTTAAGTTCTGATCCTAAAAACAAAAAATAA
- a CDS encoding ChaN family lipoprotein, whose amino-acid sequence MKKTVILGLTILFSSLSFTKEQPAYVLYNAKGKETTYEKMVENLEGKDYVFFGEYHNNPISHWLQYELTKSCYDLKKNDLILGAEMFEADNQYIMDEYLNGLISEKSFMDEVRLWPNYNTDYKPLLEFAKVNKLLFIATNIPRRYASMVYKKGVESLNSLSDLAKTYIVPLNTFEFDTTVNCYKELLNSDHGGYNMAIAQAIKDATMAYFIKKNLPPDGLFLHYNGAYHSDHYEGIIHYLKKDVSMEKIMTISTVTQADVTKLSEENMGIADFIICVPETMTTTH is encoded by the coding sequence ATGAAAAAAACTGTAATTCTTGGATTGACGATACTTTTTTCGTCACTTTCATTTACTAAAGAGCAACCTGCGTATGTTCTTTACAACGCCAAAGGCAAAGAAACTACTTATGAAAAAATGGTAGAAAATCTTGAAGGGAAAGATTATGTTTTCTTTGGAGAGTATCACAATAATCCTATCTCTCACTGGTTGCAATATGAGTTGACTAAATCATGTTATGATCTGAAAAAAAATGACCTGATATTGGGCGCTGAAATGTTTGAAGCCGACAATCAATACATCATGGATGAATATTTGAACGGGTTAATCTCAGAAAAAAGTTTCATGGATGAAGTACGCCTATGGCCAAACTATAATACGGATTATAAACCCTTGCTTGAATTTGCAAAAGTGAATAAATTGCTATTCATTGCTACAAATATTCCGCGTAGATATGCGAGCATGGTCTATAAGAAAGGTGTAGAGTCATTGAATAGTTTGTCTGATCTTGCAAAAACATATATTGTTCCGCTCAATACGTTTGAATTTGATACTACTGTGAATTGTTATAAAGAATTATTGAATTCTGATCACGGCGGATACAACATGGCCATTGCTCAGGCTATTAAAGATGCGACCATGGCTTACTTTATTAAAAAGAATCTGCCACCTGATGGTTTATTTCTGCATTATAATGGGGCATACCATTCTGATCATTATGAAGGCATCATTCATTATCTGAAAAAAGATGTGAGCATGGAAAAAATCATGACTATCTCAACCGTCACTCAAGCAGATGTTACCAAGCTTTCAGAAGAGAATATGGGCATTGCTGATTTTATTATTTGCGTGCCTGAAACCATGACAACTACTCATTAA